One Helicobacter cetorum MIT 00-7128 DNA window includes the following coding sequences:
- a CDS encoding DUF2443 family protein, which yields MFEKIRKILADIEDAQSEIEMLLKLANLNLGDFIEIKRGSMDMPSSVNEAFFAQLSEEVEHLKELINALNKIKRELLVF from the coding sequence ATGTTTGAAAAAATACGCAAGATTTTAGCGGATATTGAAGATGCACAGAGTGAAATTGAAATGCTTTTGAAATTAGCGAATTTGAATTTGGGGGATTTTATTGAGATTAAAAGAGGGAGTATGGATATGCCTAGTAGCGTGAATGAGGCGTTTTTCGCACAATTAAGCGAAGAAGTGGAGCATTTAAAGGAATTGATAAATGCTTTAAATAAAATCAAAAGAGAATTGTTGGTGTTTTAA
- a CDS encoding purine-nucleoside phosphorylase: MLLCAGRNEMLKGAIPIGVGLIESAINLTCLCLKNPSIESLVFIGSAGSYSQEIELLSVFESVECYQIEESFTHFKSYTPLDNAIQIECEEKALFQRVKLNSSNYIHTNEIFAQKMAQNNILLENMEFFSVLSVAKTFSLKAKGIFCVSNYVGTNAHKEFKENHAKVKRILENTLKAYQG; this comes from the coding sequence ATGTTACTTTGTGCTGGAAGAAATGAAATGTTAAAAGGAGCTATTCCTATTGGAGTGGGTTTAATAGAAAGTGCGATAAATCTCACTTGCTTATGCTTAAAAAATCCTAGTATAGAAAGCCTTGTTTTTATAGGGAGTGCTGGGAGTTATAGTCAAGAAATTGAGCTTTTAAGCGTGTTTGAAAGTGTTGAATGTTATCAAATTGAAGAGAGTTTTACTCACTTTAAGAGCTATACGCCTTTAGATAATGCGATACAAATAGAATGCGAAGAGAAAGCCCTTTTTCAAAGAGTGAAACTTAATAGCAGTAATTACATTCACACTAATGAAATTTTTGCTCAAAAAATGGCTCAAAATAATATTTTATTAGAAAATATGGAGTTTTTTAGCGTGCTAAGCGTGGCTAAAACCTTTTCTTTGAAAGCTAAGGGGATTTTTTGTGTGAGTAATTATGTGGGAACTAACGCTCATAAGGAATTTAAAGAAAATCACGCTAAAGTTAAACGCATTTTAGAAAACACGCTTAAAGCTTATCAAGGATAG